The Erigeron canadensis isolate Cc75 chromosome 1, C_canadensis_v1, whole genome shotgun sequence genome segment gagtatgatagtcaagtgtcttagccgtacgggctccgtactcggatttaaaaattcgtcgaaagtatatcgaatgacatctctaatgaaatgaaattttaaaatactcatacaatttttataatttatcgatatacggtttttgatataaaatattttgaattaattagaagaataaaattatttatggaggagagagaaaaatgagtgggtGAGATTTgacgaaagaaagaaaaatgaatgattgagatttaatggtattataggtatattaggtagagatgtttccTCACAACACAAATTAGCCATCCACAATAATCATTGCTTTACACAGTATATGTTGTGGATGGCTGAAAAGTGTTGTGAGAATATCACTACCCttatattaatgaataaagaaagaTGAGTTTATGCAGTTCTTAATtgagttttgaaaataaaggacaaaatgcatcatcaaaattcaaaacccCGTGTATCACATGGTCATAAGCtctagtattattattataattataataatgtgAAATAATTGATTGTGCATCATCAAACAAAAAAGACGAGAAATGAATAACTCATActccgtaataataataatacctgtTCAAAGAGCTCAAGATCAGAACCAATGTGAACGAGATCCAAATTCTtatcaaaacaaaacacatgAACTCTACTTCCGGAACTACCGGCATCGAAAATAACCGCATACCTATTCGAATTCGAATCACTCTGCAACACATAATTAGGCGAAAACTTCCTATTCAAAACGGCATCGTTGGGAGACTGAGAAGAAGAcggaaacaaaaacaaaacaaaggaTATCAACAGAAGAAGAGGGCTTGGTGATGCCTTGGATGTTGTCATGAGTGATGTCGTTTTGCTCCTATCTTTCCCAATCTCTTTCCCTCctttccttctttctttcttgaaactttatttttattaagaagGGAGATAGATGGGAGGGAATAATgaattgtgtgtgttttttttaacatcaaccATGCgattatttatataaagaaaagcaTACAAAatttgtgaaagaaaaaaacacgAGGAAATAGTACAGTGTGTGACTTTGTGGGGTTTTGAATTTGGGGGTGGGGTTACATAAAAATATTATCTATATCTTCTTGTAAATACTTGTACGTCGTAATGCGACGAAGGTACTGTAGAGGTGACGACAGTGACAGGTGGTGATGACGACGAGTAGTGCAGACTATTAATGACAGGTGATGGTGACGGCGAGTAGTGCAGActattaatgtaaatgtaactGATGATATAATgattagtgtagttattttaagagttaaaaggctaatgatataatttattttattaagggtattttaggtatattagtgaaaataattaaattagtaattGAAAAAGAGGGTAATTTGGAAAAAAAGATGGGGTATTTCTGTAATATTGCATGACATAACATTCaacatttcttaaaataaaaaaactatttcttgtataagtaaatatagataatagccttatataaaaaaaattgtctaATATACTTTAAATGATTACTCGTATATTACATTATtagttctttattttttttaatatatattcattaaccatttatatcaattacttttacattaattatttacacCACTCGATGTCGTCTCTATCACCAACCGCCGTCCCCCACCATCACACTATCGTCGCCACGAAGACCAACCCGTATTTTATAGGTACCGTATTGCATAGGTACCGTGTTAGTTCATTTATCATATAATTTagcatttttaatataataattgcaTTGGCTAAGTGTTTGTGCTTAGTAACAGATTGAATGTACgtggttaaaaaaaattagaaatcattaatattgttttaaaaaaatacatacaaaaaacTTCTAATTATAAGCTCATGTTagataaagaaataataataaaaacaaatgaacaaaagaattacacatgtcaaaattttataatattaaaaagatttctaaattattttttaaatagattaatcatttcctaatGGGAGCCACAGGATTGTGATTCGTGAGGGTTGGTGAGGTTTTTTTCATTGGTTACGATTGAGTAGTATATAAGACCCATTAGTAACGTAtaggtggaaaaaaaaatgtgagaAATGAaaatttatggtaaatgtattgttaaacaataatattttaaactagtttttaaacataatcTTAATTCTTAATTACACGTGAATGACACTAGCATTTCACAATTAGACTCGAAAACATTTGTTAATATCTGTTATCATTTATTTAGATATCATTATATTCACGTAATGTGACGGTGGTTGTGGTGGcgatggtgtggtggtggaggcaagtgttggtggtggaggcaagtgttggtggtggagacgaaGACGATGTATAGttgtgtagataattgatatatgaATGTTGTGCATTGCACGGATAgaaaaatgtttatttgaaaaccATTTGAATAAAAGAACCGTAAGAAACtctaaattataacttgatattctAATATGTGAATGgtatatatgaacaaattcGCTCAcatataattgtatttttacatgtttttaacAATTTCTCCATATGAACATTTACTATGTCCTTACATGTGAGCAGTTTTCTAAATAGAATGGTTCTTAAAAAACCTTTCCCCATTCACTAGAAAATATACCTTCAATATACCTGTAGAGATTTTGGTTCGTCTTCTTATAGTGATCTAAAAGAACTTGGAAGGAGCAAAAGGTATGAAATTGAGTTTTATGCTCAATTATTTTAGTTCATTCAAGATTGGCTAATTGATCTTTCAGGCCTCTCCAAACTTAACCCTACGTCGACAAGTTCATCGACCGGCTCATCGACGAGGATGAGGATGGCAGCGTCCTCATCGATGGGGTCATCGTCAAATACCATGCATCCACCCATCGATGAGTGAAGAcgaggagagagagagagagcgaGTGTGGCGCTTACGtccaatttgttttttttttcttttcatgattcatatatatacaggagatccttattttgagaacccaaatttttttttttttaaaaaatcttgaaaactcttaaattatgtattggattacattttttttttgtttattcacatgtgaaacattataaaaatatatgttatagaaaaaaacttttttcaaaactttatatatactcatttgttaacatgtgaacaaaCACGTGAACATATTAATTCACTAGTTCACATAAGGccattttgaaggttttttaagaaagtttcttctacaacatacttttctATATTATTTCACAtttgaatgaataaaaaaaaaatatgtgattcAATACATAATTTGAAAGTTCTcataattcttaaaaaaaacggttctcaaaataaagaaagtatatatatatatatacatacgtgtgtgtgtgtatcAGTAGGGAAGTGATATcagtttgtgtatatatattttgcatgTTATCCCAAATGAAGATCGGAGAagagaaaatttttttatgtttggtcCCTTTATTTTCAATGTTTTTCTTGTAATTAAATAACTTTCAAAAGTTTCAAATTTGGTCCTTGCTACTTTCAGCttcttatttttcttcatttgatttttgtttttcgaactgtgaatatatttatattagattttcttcatctaattttataaatatattgattttgttattaatgCAATGTGTgatgatttatttttataaaaataaaagttgaggaaGAAATGAGGAAGATGTAAGAAAAATGTAAGGTTTGTAGTGAGTGAGGAATAAGTATTTTAAGAGAAAGAAAAACAGTGAGGAAGTGGTGAGGATGAGCCGACGAGGCATTGGGTTGGGAGAGGCCTCAATGTAACAGCTGGTTGGGTCATTAAAGTTTCTTAATCTAAATTACTATAAGGTTATCAAAGTTCATGGTTTCTCCAAACTACCATCATTTGAGAGACTAGAACTAGTAGGTTATGCAAGTTTGGTTGAGGATTGAAGTTTGTGAATCAATTATCATGTGATTAACTTGTTCTTGATATAACTGCTGCTGTAAGCTAAAAAAGCTTCCAAGTGCCCTAGGCAATATGGATTCTTTTTAAGAAACCTTACATATATATGACTTTAATTTAAtcttggaaaatgattaatttttctgAACATTAACCTAAAAATCTTACTAAAATCATATGAGTGTAACAAGTGAATTCCACGTattctttttcctaatcttacCCTTTAGATTTTCCGCATGTCAGCATCTTActtattctctttcttaattttatcaCTAAATTTTTcgcatgtcatcatcttatgatTTGAGTATTTTTAGGCTTATGAATTAGTTAGGTTAatcattaccctttttttaatGATCACAATTTTACTTGTCGGGTTTCACCCGAATGAATGGGAGTATTTGTATGTGTGAATCTTGGTTAAAATGGTAAGGTTTCTAcgtgggaaatgattaatcctcttaaaagAATGACCAAATAATTCTCCTAAGTTTTAGATGAAGACATGTGGCAAATCAGgggtaaaattaagaaaaataattagtgTATAACTCATGTCACATTCTTATACTTTTAGGAGGCTTTTTAGGTAGATTTATCGTTTTCTTTTCAGAATAGAAGAGTCTTATTTGAGCCACTATCATTTATTCTGGCTTCACGCTGATGATTGGGGAGTAAGAAGTTACCGTGGTTCAGTTGATAGTGACATTGTGTTTCACCAGATTTGTTGGTTTTACTGCAACTATATCAGCAAACACGGACTCGACTCTCACTTTTTCTTATGTATCTGGAATTTGTAATTAATGTTGCAATGAAATACAATATTAAGATCAATCTTTTAAACGGAAAAAAAGAGAATTTGCAATACAATATTAACCAGATACAAATACAAAAGAATCCTGCTTTTGTTTTACTATGcttcaaattaaaatttaaccAAAAATAGGTTTCAGTCTTATACCAAGAGTCAGAAACTCAAAATAATAGCTACTGTTGGTGTAAAAGAATATTTTTTGAAGAACCTCAGAGAATTTACCAACCCGCTGACCTGGCAGAACCCACGGTTCACCAGCTTCATACATGATACAATTTATAATGTATAGTAGTAGTTAGCTGGCTGCTGACACTGCTTCAATTGCACTGCCCAACGGCCAAGCAGCTTCAACCAAAGAATTCTGGTACTCAACCTTTTTCACGAGTGTAATCTGTTGCTTAGGTTGCAGATCTGTTCAACAAAACAGAAGCACAagcaatttaaatattttcgtTGGTTTATTTTACTCTTTGAATTATTATATTTACTTCCTTGTAGCGTGTTGCCTAATGACTAATGAGTAAAAGAGAGGTGTTAGTAATGTGTGGACCAATTACCCACTGGGCTCATTCTGACCAATAccaaatattaacatattttgacCAGTTACCCAACCACTGAATCTGCCAAATCCGCAACGGCTAGTATCTAAGTAGGTGCCATAGTAGAGGAAGCATAACACATGTGCGTACAACTTACCAAAGCCATCTACTAGTAAAGTGTACTGATACACAAGATCCATGCACAAGTATGGTAGGTTGCTGGCCTCCACATCAGGATAGGCAGATTTGGCATCCTCAATTGTCATTTGACAAGCACGTTGAGCAGCCTCCTGGAAATCTACTGGGCGCACTTCGGCGACATGGCTATGTTGATCAACAAAACCAGCCTACATCAAAAGATCATTAGTCAATGTGTATTAAACTGAACTTTCtaattttaaaaggatttttaaagGGTTATATTAATACCTCAGCAGCCCGATCAAAAAAGAAAGAGGCCACAAATAGATTCTTTtgaccatcaccaccaccaccattccaTACCCCACCAAAAGTGCACTTCATGTGGGTGCAAGTTGCTTCATTAACTTTGAGGGCCTTCAAGGCTTCTTCCCTGCACTTTTTCATGCTTGAACCAGAAGAAGGAGCTGACGCTTTGTAATCAATTCCCCCATATGAATAAACCCCTAGAAGTGAAGACATGAATCAACGATTAATACTCCACAAAGCTAGTGACAACAATACAAATTTCCAAATCATACTATTGGTCTATAATACAGTTTGCATTTGAAACTAGTCACAAAGACGATACATAGACTGACCGCATATATTTTAGAACTTGAGATGCTCATTTGCATGGAAAAAAAGTTACAAGACCGAATACTAGATAGATGTAAAGTAAAACAATATTCGTATTATGGATGGTGTATTGAGCATACCATTATAGCCAGCCAAAATACAGGGATTGTCAGAATCTTTTGCGACTCCCAGAATCTCAGCTCGAGCTGCTAATAAACCATATTTCAAGTAACTGCAAGATGATGTCAGAATTAAAGATACAAGTAAAGGAGGTGAATATGCACACATACATACACAGGGAGGAGGGGAACCTGTGAACATAAAGATAATATTTGGTTCCCATGAGAAGCATTTCCTTCACATATGTATCTTCTCCGCTTGTTATCCTTGGAGCCTTTGCAGCATCTGCTGCTGAAATAGCATAAGCCATTTGTACAGATCCACCGCCTAGATCAACTACTCCAACAGTGTCTGAATACTTCTTGCCCAatctttttaaaagataatttatGGTCACCTGTAGATATTAAAGCAGGATTTAAAGGGAAAGCAAAAACAGATGTCTAACCATGGTGTCTAAAGAATCAAGATTTTTTTACGAATGGCAAAAACCAAGATTTAGGGGACATTCAACTTAACCCTGGACAAATAAAGAGTTCAAAGACATCACGCTAATGTGCTCTTGGAAAAAGAGTTGACATCAAAACATGTTCCTCTGTCgcttttcttaaaatgaaagCATGAATATTAACAGTAATTGACAATGGAAATTTTCTTGGTAACTTTTCAATGATGACAACACTTGTTAGTAGTCTCTACTTATAACACAATACTGAAATCCCTTATCATTTGATAATTTCTGGATGCTAGAAAAGCAAGAAAGGGGCTCAACACATACATTTATgagaatataaaaaataagtaaCATACCCATTGATAAGCACCTTCCTGAGTTCCATCCAAAACAGTCACCCAATCATCATCCGACTTAAGGCTACTCTTAACTTTAAGAAAATCTTTCACCTATATAAACATAGtatataaaaatcattaaacaagagaaaaaacctttaaaacaagaaaaaggCTTGTCAAAAAGTAGTATATTTACAGCTTGCAAAATTCTTTCAGATGCATCAACTCCCAACTGTCTCAAACCTGCAGTTGCCTGCATATAgatgtataaataaatattgatcTTAAACAAATAACACACGTGCCATAAGTCATACAAACTACTAACCCCGACTTTAACTGGTGTACTTTGGCGCATATCTTTCGGAACAACCTTTTCTGCTTTCACTAAAAGAGGCAGAAGAGAATCTGCTGCTTCTTTAGGGTCAGTTGCATGTGCACTCAAACCTGGTTTCAActacaaaataaattaacaattgAAATAATCTTAGCATTCTCCCAAAAGCAGGTACATTAGATAGTCAATAACTACAGAACAAACACTTTGACTGCTTTCAATTGTCGCGTAAAGTATACTAGCCTTGGATTTAGTTAGTCGTCTATGCATTTGATGATACATGAAGACTAACCTCTACTATTACCAGAGCATTCATACGGTCAAAACTAAGACAAAGGGAGTTCCAATGGAGTAAAACTAAAAAGATGGGATCTCAACCCTTTCGATCATCCACTTGAATAAATCTCAAACCTTCCATTTCTTATCTTCGtagccaaacacccccttatttCATCCCACCCTATACAAACTAAATCTATGATCTACATTTGTACAACGATTTCTATTTCAATCGCGATTTCTAAACTAAACTACAGTTATACGAAAATGCAAaaaatagatacatatatatatatatatataatatataatgtgaaATAATTGTGCATCAATATAATACCTGTTCAAAGAGCTCAAGATCAGAACCAATGTGAACGAGATCCAAATTCTTATCGAAACAAAACACATGAACTCGGCTTCCGGAACTACCGGCATCGAAAATAACCGCATACCTATTCGAAGTCGAATCACTCTGCAACACATAATTAGGCGAAAACTTCCTATTCAAAACGGCGTCGTTGGGAGACTGAGAAGAAGACggcaacaaaaacaaaacaaaggaTATCAACAGTAAAGGAATTGAAATGACTAAAATCGCCCCTCTGTATCGATGTATCTTATCGGAAACCGACTCGTTGTTGCTATATAGTGATTTACGTTTAGACATTTTGTCGATTTGATCCGGTGATGAAGAAGTGGAGAAGACTTGGCCTTCTAGAAGCTCTGCGGCAGAAGGAGAACGGTACCGGATCTGACCGTTTCCGGCAGCGGTGGTTGACGGTGGCTTCACGGAAGAGGACTGGTGAGGGTTTTCCTGTACAGACTCCAGTGCTGATCAATCTGTAGATATACAGATACAGATATTGCGTTGAGTTTTGGATCAAATCGATCGGATCGACCGATTTGGTGGGAGGACTAGAATTAGGGGAATGTGAAATTGAGCATTGATCGGAGAATAGCAATGCcgtacaatataattttttatttttccggTGGGTGGGGATGgggattttaatttttgtagtaGTAAGTTTTTTGGTGGCTTATTGTCTACGAGTATTTTAAGTCTAACTGCAGCAAAGGCACGCGGCTTTACGTGACTTGGACAAAATGTATAGTTAAATACATGGTATAATTACAGTTAGGCAGCCTAtgatttgattttatctttttttcctCAAGGCAGATTtgaattgtttttctttttaaattttttaacgacaatatgaaatattattagagcatctccaatggagctttttataaagttttttttaaagctttttaCTATTTCATCAAGCtttttgataacttttttttatcattggagtgaaaagtttttttcaaatagCTTGAAGAATTTCAAGTCTTTAAAAGAATTTTACACACTCTCATTTCTTTGTTTCATAATTAAAAAGCATTTAAATGACTTTTTTTGAGGTTTAACCATTGGAGCAATAGGTTGATGAaaagctttttaaaaaaagcttttAGTTAATAACTTAACCATTGGAGGTGCTCTTAAGAGCATTCACAGTTGTAGACACTCATTCTCCAAGAACTAGTCCCTGTCAGCACCACACCAACTCCATATCAGCCCAAGGACTAATCCTCCAAAACACCCACAATGCAAGGACTAGTCTAGGACCCGCCATTTATATAACTTTACATTTTCAACCCAATATTCTACCATCtatttaattatacacttttaaccctttaacttatacaacttcaataattcaataaaaacacacttaaaatttcattaataaataacatacaatacagtaaaataaaaacattactaCATAATGATTTCGAGATTACTAATAAAAAGTATTTATGACCTTTGTAACCCAAGTACGATACCGTGTAATTAGTCTAAAGAACAAACGTGTGGAATTGCATTGCTTTTGTTAATGGACCGGTCATTAACAAAAGCAATGCAATTCCACACGTTTGTTCTTAGACTAATTACACGGTATCGTACTTGGGTTACAAAGGTCATAAATACTTTTAGGCGGATTTCTGCTTAGAAGGAGGAGGTGGAAAGAGGAAAAGGAAAGTCCATGCTGCTGAAATCGCCCCTAGGAATGGAGAAATCCAGTATACGTAAAGTTGCTCCCATGTATTGTGCCGGTTATTCACGTATGCCCATCCAAATGCCTGCACGAAACCACCATCAAAATCGCgcattaaataagaaaacaaacatACGAATTGATTTCTTTTCCTTGACATTGTTTGTGTGTTTGTCTTTTCTGTTTATGTATTATTGGCTAATTGGTGTGTTGATTTCATTATTACTGGTTTTTGATCCCAAAACAGGCCTGTTGTTAATCTTGGCCTTACAAAAACAGGAAAAGAAGCAAAAAGGAATGTATAAGTATTTGTGTAACTTACATTGGCAGGATTCATTGAAGGACCCGTATAGCCTTTACCAAAACACACAAGCGTCACCATTGATATGGAAATCAACAAGTTTTTCATTAGGATGCTCTTAGGGCCCCTTAGGATAATGTAAAGGACAAAAGTGGTGCAGGTGAATGTTAGCACGCCCTCGGCCATTGCTCCGGTATGCATATCGACTTTTAGAGACGGCCCTCCAAGCATGTGTTTGTATTGCAGTGGCATAAATTCTAGAGATGCCATTGCACCACCAACTGCTCCAGCAGCCTGTCAAGAATATACATGCTGACCTTTGGAGTCAAACTGGTTATCTCAATATTTAGGAGTTCGTACTATTACTGGTTAAAAGTGCAGGAACTGATTTACAGTTCATTCACAATTTCccgttaaaaaataaaactgagAAAAGTTATGAATTAACTTAACGATAGTCGTTTATCACTTTTGATTAAGTACCTGAGCAGGAAAACGAACTGCTGTGGAGATAAGGGAATCACCACCTAGACCAACAGCATAAAAGGCAGCAGTTGCAGTAGGATTGAAACTAGCACCACCTAAAGCACTGGCAGCGATAccaaatataaacaaaagtatAAAGACTAGTGAGACTGTAATCAAGAGTAGTGAAGCCATCCCTTGGATGCCAATAGCCTTTGCGATTGCAGAAGTAGCAGCACCAAGAAATGAAGCACAAAATACCCACAAACAAGTCAATACACCATCACTGATCGCTGCCTTGACTAACCCCATTTTATGCTTTGAATCAGTTTCCCTGGTTCAATGGTGAAGAAAGtgcaggaaaagaagagttggTTTTGGAATACACCAAAGATATGCACCTAAATGTACACTTTTGTAGTGTAAAACACGAGAAATGCGAGTTATTATTATACGTAAATGATTGATGATGTTATGGTGAGTGTGATCCACCAACTAACAATAATATGAAAGTTTGGCAGAGTTAAGTTGAGATATAAGTTTATTTGGTTACTAAAGGTTTGCAATAGATTTCTTTACCATTTTAATGGAATGTTAATAATTCAGAATCATGtagaactaatatatataatactggCATCGACACTGATTTTCACAGTGCTATTTTACCATGTTGGCATCATGGCATGAATGCTTCCGATAGGTCGATAACTGGATGGCAGTAATTAGATCAAACGATAATGTGAAAATTGCTAATTGGGTTGTTATAAACAAGAGCAAATAACCTATTTTTGAGATAAAGTTTCAGTTTTTACTGATCAATCTAAGTTACTTGTTACTATCTAATCAAACCCCAGCCTATACAACAACTATCAACAACAGCCAATCAATTGACAGCGACCTGTTTATTCAACCCCAAGTATTGTCATTTTAGTTCCTGATATACTAGAAATGTTGTGATCAGTAAATTAAGCACACGATGTACAAAAGGATAGATGGCGATACTGAACATACACAATGTTTCAAGATTCAATCCAAATAAAAGGTTATTGCACAACTTTGCAATAACCCATATTTATTACGACTACCACTATTTCACTAAAACTATTACATTGGACTACCGGCAGATCAAAACAAAGTCCGTCTCTACTCGGTGGCCTTGCCTTTACGTCTGCTGCTGGTTTCAAGCAGATAGCAAACCATGGAGTCCACATCATCACCAAATATGCTGTAAGCCTCCATTGCCTGCACATAGGTGAAGCCCATTGACAACACCATCTGCATACTGCTGCATAGGACGGATCCTTCTTCACCCTGGCTCTCACTTCCTGATGGCCCTGGTTTTGACAAGTTACATATGCTGTCATTCTTAGGAGGTGTTTTCATGTAATTAACATGATTCGGTAATCATAATCAGATAAGCAGTTGTTCTATGATTATTTAAGAAACCAACCAAGACAAttctatcaaaaataaaacaaactcgAGACATTATTAATAGACAAGAATAAGATCTCATTCATCATATGTGATCAGTTA includes the following:
- the LOC122585189 gene encoding apyrase 2-like; translation: MSKRKSLYSNNESVSDKIHRYRGAILVISIPLLLISFVLFLLPSSSQSPNDAVLNRKFSPNYVLQSDSTSNRYAVIFDAGSSGSRVHVFCFDKNLDLVHIGSDLELFEQLKPGLSAHATDPKEAADSLLPLLVKAEKVVPKDMRQSTPVKVGATAGLRQLGVDASERILQAVKDFLKVKSSLKSDDDWVTVLDGTQEGAYQWVTINYLLKRLGKKYSDTVGVVDLGGGSVQMAYAISAADAAKAPRITSGEDTYVKEMLLMGTKYYLYVHSYLKYGLLAARAEILGVAKDSDNPCILAGYNGVYSYGGIDYKASAPSSGSSMKKCREEALKALKVNEATCTHMKCTFGGVWNGGGGDGQKNLFVASFFFDRAAEAGFVDQHSHVAEVRPVDFQEAAQRACQMTIEDAKSAYPDVEASNLPYLCMDLVYQYTLLVDGFDLQPKQQITLVKKVEYQNSLVEAAWPLGSAIEAVSAAS
- the LOC122586072 gene encoding aquaporin SIP1-2-like is translated as MGLVKAAISDGVLTCLWVFCASFLGAATSAIAKAIGIQGMASLLLITVSLVFILLFIFGIAASALGGASFNPTATAAFYAVGLGGDSLISTAVRFPAQAAGAVGGAMASLEFMPLQYKHMLGGPSLKVDMHTGAMAEGVLTFTCTTFVLYIILRGPKSILMKNLLISISMVTLVCFGKGYTGPSMNPANAFGWAYVNNRHNTWEQLYVYWISPFLGAISAAWTFLFLFPPPPSKQKSA